A single region of the Arthrobacter sp. zg-Y820 genome encodes:
- a CDS encoding multidrug effflux MFS transporter: MTTGLLLVLALLSATGPFATDLYLPSFPVMTDELGASATGVQLTLTAFLLGMGAGQLFFGPLSDRYGRFRPLLLGSAGFVVASAICALAPTLAVLIAGRLLQGLCASAGVVIARAMVADLTTGATSARTFSLLMTIGGVAPVVAPTVGGLLAESLGWRGVLWVLAGLALVMFACVVFVLSETQPPGHRSSGPVLAGVSAVLRNRKFLGYAVLFASTFGVLMSYISASPFVYQNLMGLSASAYGIVFGINAMGLVSAGFVSARLARRVPPRTTVAAAVAVLLGMSLAVLALAVFAAPPLLLAVPIFFAASSVGFIMGNTTALALAEVGLAAGSGSAVLGGGQFLAGALVSPLTGLAGAESALPLAVIMSVSALFAAAALAATRTRHPAAG, from the coding sequence ATGACAACAGGCCTGCTGCTGGTCCTGGCCCTGCTTTCGGCCACCGGCCCCTTCGCGACGGACCTCTATCTCCCGTCCTTTCCGGTCATGACCGACGAGCTTGGCGCGTCGGCCACCGGAGTCCAGCTGACGCTCACCGCGTTCCTGCTCGGCATGGGAGCCGGCCAGCTGTTTTTCGGTCCGCTGTCGGACCGGTACGGCCGCTTCCGCCCCCTCCTGCTGGGCTCGGCAGGCTTTGTCGTGGCCTCCGCAATCTGCGCCCTGGCACCCACGCTGGCTGTCCTCATCGCCGGACGGCTGCTCCAGGGCCTGTGCGCTTCGGCCGGCGTGGTCATCGCGCGCGCCATGGTCGCCGACCTCACCACGGGCGCGACGTCGGCCCGCACCTTCAGCCTGCTCATGACCATTGGCGGGGTGGCGCCGGTCGTGGCTCCGACGGTCGGCGGGCTCCTGGCGGAATCCCTGGGCTGGCGCGGCGTGCTCTGGGTGCTGGCTGGGCTCGCCCTCGTCATGTTCGCCTGCGTGGTGTTTGTGCTTTCCGAAACCCAGCCCCCCGGCCACCGCAGCAGCGGACCGGTGCTGGCCGGTGTTTCCGCGGTGCTGCGCAACCGGAAATTCCTGGGCTACGCCGTCCTGTTTGCCAGCACCTTCGGCGTGCTCATGAGCTACATTTCGGCCTCCCCGTTTGTCTACCAGAACCTGATGGGACTCTCGGCATCCGCCTACGGGATAGTGTTCGGCATCAATGCCATGGGACTGGTGTCCGCCGGGTTCGTCTCTGCCCGGCTGGCCCGGCGCGTACCGCCGCGGACGACCGTTGCCGCCGCAGTTGCCGTCCTGCTCGGCATGTCGCTGGCGGTGCTGGCGCTGGCGGTTTTCGCGGCACCGCCCCTGCTGCTGGCCGTGCCCATCTTTTTCGCGGCCAGCTCGGTGGGCTTCATCATGGGCAACACCACCGCACTGGCCCTGGCCGAAGTTGGACTCGCCGCCGGAAGCGGATCCGCGGTTCTGGGCGGGGGACAGTTCCTCGCCGGAGCCCTGGTTTCGCCGCTGACGGGATTGGCGGGCGCGGAATCGGCGCTGCCGCTGGCGGTGATCATGAGCGTTTCCGCGCTCTTCGCAGCAGCGGCACTGGCCGCCACCCGCACGCGGCACCCGGCAGCTGGGTAG
- a CDS encoding universal stress protein codes for MSTNDEDRKPIVVGVDGSKLSLEALWKARRLAAVLDNPLQVVTVWGTSVSLTAPVASDTWSPQVEAEQVLNQALADAFGTDVPKDLVRTPLAGSPVLLLIEASRGAEMLVVGNRGHGGFAGLLLGSVSSVLAAHALCPVLIVHRGESG; via the coding sequence ATGAGCACAAATGATGAGGACCGTAAGCCCATTGTCGTGGGAGTCGATGGTTCCAAGCTCTCCCTTGAAGCGCTGTGGAAGGCCCGCCGGCTGGCCGCCGTGCTGGATAACCCGCTCCAGGTGGTCACCGTCTGGGGAACCAGCGTTTCACTGACTGCTCCCGTCGCCTCCGATACCTGGTCTCCGCAGGTGGAGGCCGAACAGGTGCTCAATCAGGCGCTGGCGGATGCCTTCGGGACCGACGTTCCGAAGGACCTGGTGAGGACGCCTTTGGCGGGAAGTCCGGTGCTGCTGCTGATAGAAGCCAGCCGGGGCGCGGAGATGCTGGTGGTTGGAAACCGTGGCCACGGTGGTTTTGCCGGGCTGCTGCTGGGCTCCGTCAGTTCGGTGCTGGCGGCCCATGCCCTCTGCCCGGTGCTCATCGTGCACCGCGGCGAGTCCGGTTAG
- a CDS encoding MFS transporter has protein sequence MPAVQEASPIQRAGRREWLGLAVLMLPVLLISVDNTVLSFAIPSLSRALAPSGTELLWIVDIYALVLAGLLVPMGALGDRIGRRRLLLIGCAGFGLVSAAAAFVPSAEALIGARALLGLFGAMLMPATLSLIRNIFTVPSQRRIAIAVWAAGFSGGAALGPIVGGLLLEHFWWGSVFLLSVPVLIPLLVLGPILLPESRDPHPGPVDLWSVLLVMAAMFPVVYGIKAISTSGVGVDSLLPIAVGLMFGVLFVRRQLRRLHPMLDVRLFRNPTFSGSIGANLLSVFSLVGFIFFLSQHLQLVLEKSPQQAGLIMLPGLLLTIIAGLAVVRVVRHIRPGYIIAGGLLLNAVGYTIILATGGDGGVGGLMVAFMVLGLGVGAAETISNDLILSSVPPTKAGAASAISETAYEVGAVLGTAVLGSILTAGYRNGVVLPGGLAPADAAAASETLGGAVEAAQRLPEGSASALLESARAAFDSGVTTTSLIGVVLMLVASAGAVVMLRRATADS, from the coding sequence GTGCCCGCGGTACAGGAAGCATCCCCCATTCAACGAGCCGGACGGCGTGAATGGCTGGGTCTGGCAGTGCTGATGCTGCCGGTGCTGCTGATTTCCGTCGACAACACGGTCCTGAGCTTCGCCATCCCGTCGCTGTCCCGCGCGCTCGCGCCCTCGGGCACCGAACTGCTGTGGATCGTGGACATCTACGCCCTGGTCCTCGCCGGCCTGCTGGTGCCCATGGGCGCCCTCGGTGACCGGATTGGCCGCCGCCGGCTGCTGCTGATCGGCTGCGCCGGCTTCGGGCTGGTTTCCGCTGCCGCCGCCTTCGTGCCCTCCGCCGAGGCCCTGATCGGTGCCCGCGCGCTGCTGGGACTCTTCGGTGCCATGCTGATGCCGGCCACGCTGTCCCTGATCCGGAACATCTTCACCGTTCCGTCCCAGCGGCGGATTGCCATTGCCGTCTGGGCGGCCGGATTCTCCGGCGGCGCCGCGCTGGGCCCCATCGTCGGCGGACTGCTGCTGGAACACTTCTGGTGGGGATCGGTGTTCCTGCTCTCCGTTCCGGTGCTCATTCCGCTGCTGGTCCTCGGCCCGATCCTGCTGCCCGAATCCCGCGACCCCCACCCGGGGCCGGTGGACCTGTGGAGCGTGCTGCTGGTCATGGCTGCCATGTTCCCGGTCGTGTACGGCATCAAGGCGATCTCGACGTCGGGAGTCGGCGTCGATTCACTGCTGCCGATCGCCGTCGGGCTGATGTTTGGCGTGCTCTTCGTCCGCCGCCAGCTGCGCCGCCTGCATCCCATGCTGGATGTGCGGCTTTTCCGCAACCCCACCTTCAGCGGCTCGATCGGCGCCAATCTGCTCAGTGTCTTCTCGCTGGTCGGGTTCATCTTCTTCCTCTCCCAGCACCTGCAGCTGGTCCTGGAGAAGTCTCCGCAGCAGGCGGGGCTGATCATGCTGCCGGGCCTGCTGCTGACCATCATCGCCGGACTGGCCGTGGTGCGGGTGGTCCGGCATATCCGCCCGGGCTACATCATTGCCGGCGGACTGCTCCTGAACGCCGTCGGCTACACCATCATCCTGGCCACCGGAGGCGACGGCGGCGTCGGCGGACTAATGGTTGCCTTTATGGTCCTGGGGCTTGGCGTGGGTGCTGCGGAGACCATTTCCAATGACCTGATTCTGTCCTCCGTGCCGCCCACCAAGGCCGGAGCGGCCTCGGCAATCTCCGAGACCGCCTACGAGGTGGGTGCGGTTCTGGGCACCGCGGTCCTGGGCAGCATCCTGACCGCGGGTTACCGGAACGGGGTTGTGCTGCCCGGGGGGCTGGCCCCCGCCGACGCCGCTGCAGCCTCCGAAACCCTCGGCGGCGCCGTCGAGGCAGCCCAGCGGCTGCCCGAGGGTTCTGCATCCGCGCTGCTGGAATCAGCCCGTGCGGCCTTCGACTCCGGCGTCACCACCACCTCCCTGATCGGCGTGGTCCTGATGCTGGTTGCCTCCGCCGGGGCCGTCGTGATGCTGCGCCGGGCTACCGCCGACAGCTAG
- a CDS encoding TetR/AcrR family transcriptional regulator yields the protein MPEHISTRDRILSAYEELLINEGPRGATMDAVVALAGVSKGGLLYHFKNKEALAAALIARLEELAAADIEAMGTDPEGPSRYLVRESVYVDSALDRALIGVVRLAQASDPEASAMLERIHRNWMQLILEEVGNPAIARAILLLGDGLYYNEGLAGGWPREKGAATTESVAELLEVVEVLKAHAASLQHSR from the coding sequence ATGCCTGAGCACATTTCCACCCGGGACCGCATCCTCTCCGCCTATGAGGAGTTGCTGATCAATGAAGGTCCCCGCGGCGCCACCATGGACGCCGTCGTTGCGCTGGCCGGTGTCTCCAAGGGCGGCCTGCTCTATCACTTCAAGAACAAGGAAGCCCTGGCCGCTGCCCTGATCGCCCGCCTCGAGGAACTGGCCGCCGCTGACATTGAGGCCATGGGCACCGACCCCGAGGGCCCGTCCCGGTACCTGGTGCGGGAATCCGTCTACGTGGACAGCGCCCTGGACCGCGCCTTGATCGGCGTCGTCCGGCTGGCGCAGGCCTCGGACCCGGAGGCATCGGCCATGCTGGAGCGGATTCACCGCAACTGGATGCAGCTGATCCTCGAGGAGGTCGGCAACCCAGCCATCGCCCGCGCCATCCTGCTGCTCGGGGACGGCCTGTATTACAACGAGGGGCTGGCCGGGGGCTGGCCCCGGGAGAAAGGCGCCGCCACCACCGAATCGGTGGCCGAACTGCTCGAGGTCGTGGAAGTCCTGAAGGCCCATGCGGCGTCCCTCCAGCACTCCCGCTGA
- the rraA gene encoding ribonuclease E activity regulator RraA produces MEISTADLYDEHGENLASVPLQFQDLGGSPGFSGPVRTIRCNEDNGLVKSILNSPGDGAVLVVDGGGSLHTALMGDMIAEAAVANGWAGVVINGAIRDRAALAKLPLGVKALGSNPRKSAKESAGEVDVTVTFGGVAFRPGAVLYADADGILVER; encoded by the coding sequence ATGGAAATCAGCACAGCAGACCTCTACGACGAACACGGCGAGAACCTGGCGTCAGTGCCCCTGCAGTTCCAGGACCTGGGCGGCAGCCCGGGGTTCAGCGGCCCGGTCCGCACCATTCGCTGCAACGAGGACAACGGACTGGTCAAAAGCATCCTGAACTCGCCCGGCGACGGCGCGGTGCTGGTGGTCGACGGCGGCGGGTCGCTGCACACCGCGCTCATGGGCGACATGATCGCCGAGGCGGCCGTGGCCAACGGCTGGGCCGGCGTCGTCATCAACGGCGCGATCCGGGACCGTGCCGCCCTGGCAAAGCTGCCGCTGGGCGTGAAGGCACTGGGCTCGAATCCGCGCAAGAGTGCCAAGGAATCCGCGGGTGAAGTGGACGTCACGGTGACGTTTGGCGGCGTTGCGTTCCGCCCCGGCGCCGTGCTGTACGCCGACGCCGACGGCATCCTCGTCGAACGCTAA
- a CDS encoding dienelactone hydrolase family protein: protein MANVLLFHHAQGLTPGMDAFADVLREAGHTVTVPDLFEGRTFAGLDAGLAYAQELGLEEIEEAGVRIAGRFPPGMVYLGFSLGVLCAQRLAQTRPGARGAVLISGCVPLGVFADSWPDGVPVQIHGMDEDPVFTKEGDLDAAVNLAESADDAELFLYPGSSHLFADISLDGYDEAAAPALTARVLDFLSRIEG from the coding sequence GTGGCCAATGTCCTGCTGTTCCATCATGCCCAGGGCCTGACTCCCGGCATGGATGCCTTTGCCGACGTGCTGCGGGAGGCCGGGCACACCGTTACCGTTCCGGACCTGTTCGAGGGCCGCACGTTTGCCGGGCTCGACGCCGGCCTGGCCTATGCGCAGGAGCTCGGGCTTGAGGAGATCGAGGAGGCCGGGGTCCGGATTGCCGGCCGGTTTCCGCCCGGCATGGTCTACCTCGGATTTTCACTGGGCGTGCTGTGCGCGCAGCGGCTGGCGCAGACCCGGCCCGGCGCCCGCGGCGCGGTGCTGATCAGCGGCTGCGTCCCGCTCGGAGTCTTTGCCGATTCCTGGCCCGACGGCGTGCCCGTGCAGATCCACGGCATGGACGAGGACCCCGTCTTCACCAAGGAAGGCGACCTGGATGCGGCCGTGAACCTGGCGGAGTCAGCGGACGACGCCGAGCTGTTCCTCTATCCGGGCAGCTCACACCTGTTCGCCGACATCAGCCTGGACGGCTACGACGAAGCGGCAGCACCCGCACTCACGGCACGGGTGCTGGACTTTTTATCCCGGATCGAGGGCTAG
- a CDS encoding CoA ester lyase: protein MAPFRNSRAASLPAKLSRSWLLASAADEANFAPALASEADSVVFDMEDAVPAPGKAEARERVVEALSTGMTAWVRVNGIETDYWADDLAALSKAPGLRGVMLAMTEKPEQVTHTAMRLQAGTPVLALVESALGIENATAIASAPGTFRLAFGVGDFRRDTGASDDPMALAYARSKLVVASRVGQLPGPIDGPTVGALGEKLLEACKVTQSMGMTGKLCLLPDAADFINHGLSPSESEVLWAHELLEAHAAGAVVGDGSYLPRLARAQKISSLADSYGLWNA, encoded by the coding sequence ATGGCCCCCTTTCGAAACAGCCGCGCCGCGTCGCTGCCCGCAAAACTGTCCCGTTCCTGGCTCCTGGCATCGGCAGCCGACGAAGCGAACTTTGCACCGGCGCTCGCGTCCGAGGCGGACTCCGTGGTGTTCGACATGGAAGACGCCGTCCCCGCGCCGGGCAAGGCCGAGGCCCGCGAACGAGTGGTCGAAGCACTGTCCACCGGCATGACCGCCTGGGTGCGCGTCAACGGCATCGAAACCGATTACTGGGCCGATGACCTCGCGGCGCTGTCCAAGGCCCCCGGCCTGCGCGGCGTCATGCTCGCCATGACGGAAAAGCCCGAGCAGGTCACCCACACCGCGATGCGCCTGCAGGCCGGCACCCCGGTGCTCGCCCTGGTGGAATCCGCGCTGGGCATCGAGAATGCGACGGCGATCGCTTCCGCCCCCGGCACCTTCCGCCTGGCCTTCGGTGTGGGCGACTTCCGCCGCGACACCGGCGCCTCCGACGATCCCATGGCGCTGGCCTACGCCCGCTCCAAGCTGGTGGTCGCGTCCCGCGTCGGCCAGCTGCCCGGCCCGATCGACGGCCCCACGGTGGGCGCCCTCGGCGAGAAGCTGCTGGAGGCCTGCAAGGTCACCCAGTCCATGGGCATGACCGGCAAGCTCTGCCTGCTGCCCGACGCCGCCGACTTCATCAACCATGGCCTCTCGCCGAGCGAATCCGAGGTCCTCTGGGCCCACGAACTGCTTGAGGCGCACGCTGCCGGCGCCGTCGTGGGTGACGGTTCCTACCTGCCCCGACTGGCCCGCGCGCAGAAGATCTCCTCGCTGGCGGACTCCTACGGTCTCTGGAACGCCTAG
- the allB gene encoding allantoinase AllB codes for MGTEAHRHDLVIRGGAVLTPAGLRAAEVGIRGGVITAVEPLGAGLDGDRLIKLADDETLLPGLVDTHVHVNEPGRTEWEGFSSATRAAAAGGVTTLIDMPLNSIPPTVSVAALEAKQACAAPQAFVDVGFWGGAVPGNTADLRPLHEAGVFGFKCFLVSSGVDEFPHLSPAEMETDLAELKTFDGLLIVHAENPDVIGAAPDAAGPRYAGFLASRPRAAEDTAVGQVIAAARRTGARAHILHLSSADALPLIARAKADGVRLTAETCPHYLTLTAEEIPDGATAFKCCPPIREEANRELLWQGLADGIIDCIVSDHSPSTPDLKALDSGNFGLAWGGVSSLQLGLSLIWTEAKTRGVPLERVLHWMSAAPAQLAGLHRKGAITPGRDADLAVFAAEDTFTVDPAALQHKNPVTPYAGRELSGVVRRTFLAGADVDCLVPRGRLLRRGEA; via the coding sequence ATGGGCACCGAAGCGCACCGCCATGACCTGGTGATCCGGGGCGGTGCCGTCCTCACCCCGGCGGGCCTCCGCGCGGCCGAGGTGGGCATCCGCGGCGGCGTGATCACCGCCGTCGAGCCCCTGGGCGCCGGGCTCGACGGCGACCGGCTGATCAAACTGGCCGATGACGAAACCCTGCTTCCGGGCCTGGTGGACACCCACGTCCATGTGAATGAGCCGGGACGCACCGAATGGGAGGGTTTCAGTTCCGCCACCCGCGCCGCGGCGGCCGGCGGCGTCACCACCCTGATCGACATGCCGCTGAACAGCATCCCGCCCACCGTGAGCGTCGCGGCACTGGAAGCCAAGCAGGCCTGCGCCGCGCCGCAGGCGTTCGTGGACGTCGGTTTCTGGGGCGGCGCGGTGCCGGGCAACACGGCGGACTTGCGGCCCCTGCACGAGGCCGGCGTGTTCGGCTTCAAGTGCTTCCTGGTCTCCTCCGGAGTGGACGAATTTCCGCACCTTTCCCCGGCAGAGATGGAAACGGACCTGGCCGAGCTGAAGACCTTCGACGGGCTGCTGATCGTGCACGCCGAAAACCCCGACGTCATCGGTGCCGCTCCCGATGCCGCCGGCCCACGGTACGCCGGGTTCCTCGCCTCCCGGCCGCGCGCCGCCGAGGACACCGCCGTGGGCCAGGTGATCGCGGCGGCCCGGCGCACCGGTGCCCGCGCACACATCCTGCACCTGTCCTCAGCCGACGCGCTGCCGCTGATCGCCCGCGCCAAGGCCGACGGCGTACGGCTCACCGCGGAAACCTGCCCGCACTACCTCACGCTCACCGCCGAGGAGATCCCCGACGGCGCCACCGCCTTCAAATGCTGCCCGCCGATCCGCGAGGAGGCGAACCGGGAGCTGCTCTGGCAGGGCCTGGCGGACGGGATCATCGACTGCATCGTCTCGGACCACTCGCCCAGCACCCCGGACCTGAAGGCCCTGGACAGCGGAAACTTCGGACTGGCCTGGGGCGGCGTCTCCTCCCTGCAGCTGGGGCTGTCGCTGATCTGGACCGAGGCCAAGACCCGCGGTGTCCCCCTCGAGCGGGTGCTGCACTGGATGTCAGCGGCGCCGGCACAACTGGCCGGCCTGCACCGCAAGGGCGCCATCACCCCGGGCCGTGATGCCGACTTGGCGGTGTTCGCGGCGGAGGACACTTTCACCGTGGACCCGGCGGCCCTGCAGCACAAGAACCCCGTCACCCCCTATGCCGGCAGGGAGCTCAGCGGGGTCGTCCGGCGCACCTTCCTGGCCGGGGCCGACGTCGACTGCCTGGTTCCGCGCGGACGGCTGCTGCGGCGCGGGGAAGCCTAA
- a CDS encoding bifunctional allantoicase/(S)-ureidoglycine aminohydrolase, whose product MNTPDRDAPRYYAPDAGLPAQTELLTSRAVVTEAYTVIPRGVLRDIVVSVLPGWTNTRTWILNRPVAGGATTFAQYLVEVGPGGGSSTPEPEPGVVESFVFVLEGELDISLDGLDFPEHREHRLASGGFAYLPPQARWEVSNGGGAPAKFQWIRKAHQPLAGHSPAPVFGNEADLEPAAMPGTDNKWRTTRMIPVDDIAYDMHVNVVTFEPGAVIPFAETHVMEHGLYVLEGKAVYRLNQDWVEVQEGDYMSLRAFCPQACYAGGPSNFRYLLYKDVNRQVLLGGK is encoded by the coding sequence GTGAACACGCCCGATCGCGACGCCCCCCGCTACTACGCCCCCGATGCCGGGCTTCCGGCCCAGACCGAGCTGCTCACGTCACGTGCCGTGGTCACCGAGGCCTACACGGTGATCCCGCGCGGCGTGCTGCGTGACATCGTGGTCAGCGTGCTGCCCGGCTGGACCAACACCCGCACCTGGATCCTGAACCGTCCGGTGGCCGGCGGCGCCACCACCTTCGCGCAGTACCTGGTGGAAGTGGGTCCCGGCGGCGGCTCGAGCACCCCGGAGCCGGAACCGGGCGTGGTGGAATCCTTCGTGTTTGTGCTCGAAGGGGAGCTGGATATATCCCTTGACGGCCTGGACTTTCCGGAGCACCGGGAGCACCGGCTGGCCTCCGGCGGATTCGCCTACCTGCCCCCGCAGGCCCGCTGGGAGGTTTCCAACGGCGGCGGGGCGCCCGCAAAGTTCCAGTGGATCCGCAAGGCCCACCAGCCGCTGGCCGGGCACTCTCCGGCACCGGTGTTCGGCAACGAAGCGGACCTTGAACCGGCGGCGATGCCCGGCACCGACAACAAATGGCGGACCACCCGGATGATCCCGGTGGACGACATCGCCTACGACATGCACGTGAACGTGGTGACCTTCGAGCCCGGCGCGGTGATTCCCTTCGCTGAAACCCATGTCATGGAACACGGGCTCTACGTGCTCGAGGGCAAGGCCGTTTATCGGCTCAACCAGGACTGGGTGGAGGTGCAGGAGGGCGACTACATGTCACTGCGCGCCTTCTGCCCGCAGGCCTGCTACGCCGGCGGGCCCTCCAACTTCCGCTATCTGCTCTACAAGGACGTCAACCGCCAGGTCCTGCTCGGGGGCAAATGA
- a CDS encoding aldolase has translation MIHASGSHPAPVLGDEHLLRLAAALADTDRLLAAAYPGDAGTRQPVHTVYLPADRCRPGLPADWGAAGLAAANDDGGLPALAALIGLGADLAAAVVPLVEAKLHTEPVEDLRLDFEDGYGLRPEAEEDADAVSAAAAVAGAMRAGTAPPFVGIRFKSFEAATRARGVRTLDLFLAGLLDAGPLPNGLVLTLPKVSTVDQVEAMAYTCERLEEAHGLPPGRLRFQVQVETPQLILAANGTVPVAPLIHRAKGRVSGLHYGTYDYSDALQIAPAQQSMEHPAADYAKAVLQVAAAGTGVRLSDGSTNILPLGSPAEVRSAWQLHARLVLRSLERGFYQGWDLHPAQLPTRYLATYSFYRKGFDDAAARLCNYVQQRPGSVLDEPATARALARFVHRGLLCGALTGDEVARGTGLDGAELAALAHPHAAPASTEKVR, from the coding sequence ATGATTCACGCCTCAGGCTCCCACCCGGCCCCCGTTCTGGGGGACGAGCACCTGCTCCGCCTGGCTGCCGCCCTGGCGGACACCGACCGGCTGCTGGCCGCCGCATATCCCGGCGACGCCGGCACCCGGCAACCGGTGCACACCGTCTACCTGCCCGCCGATCGCTGCCGGCCCGGCCTGCCCGCCGACTGGGGCGCGGCCGGTCTGGCGGCGGCGAACGACGACGGCGGGCTGCCGGCACTGGCTGCCCTGATCGGCCTGGGCGCCGACCTCGCGGCCGCCGTCGTGCCCCTGGTGGAAGCAAAGCTGCACACCGAACCCGTTGAAGACCTGCGCCTGGACTTCGAAGACGGCTACGGCCTGCGGCCGGAGGCGGAGGAGGACGCCGACGCCGTTTCCGCCGCCGCCGCCGTGGCCGGGGCCATGCGCGCCGGAACCGCTCCGCCGTTTGTCGGCATCCGGTTCAAATCCTTCGAAGCGGCCACCCGCGCCCGCGGGGTGCGGACCCTGGACCTGTTCCTGGCCGGGCTGCTCGACGCCGGCCCGCTTCCCAACGGCCTGGTGCTGACCCTGCCCAAGGTCTCCACCGTGGACCAGGTGGAGGCCATGGCCTACACCTGCGAACGGTTGGAGGAAGCGCACGGGCTTCCTCCCGGGCGCCTGCGGTTTCAGGTGCAGGTGGAAACTCCGCAGCTGATTCTCGCCGCCAACGGCACCGTGCCGGTGGCGCCGCTGATCCACCGCGCCAAGGGCCGGGTTTCGGGCCTGCACTACGGCACCTACGACTACAGTGACGCCTTGCAGATCGCTCCCGCGCAGCAGTCCATGGAGCACCCGGCCGCCGATTACGCCAAGGCAGTGCTGCAGGTGGCAGCGGCCGGCACCGGCGTCCGGCTCTCCGACGGGTCCACGAACATCCTGCCCCTGGGCAGCCCGGCAGAGGTCCGCTCGGCCTGGCAGCTGCACGCCCGGCTGGTGCTCCGTTCCCTGGAACGCGGCTTCTATCAGGGCTGGGACCTGCATCCGGCCCAGCTGCCCACCCGCTACCTCGCCACCTACTCCTTCTATCGGAAGGGGTTCGACGACGCCGCCGCCCGCCTGTGCAACTACGTGCAGCAGCGCCCCGGCAGCGTGCTCGACGAACCGGCCACCGCCCGTGCGCTGGCCCGCTTTGTCCACCGCGGCCTGCTCTGCGGAGCGCTGACCGGGGACGAGGTCGCCAGGGGCACCGGCCTGGATGGTGCCGAACTGGCCGCCCTCGCCCATCCCCACGCCGCTCCCGCCTCCACAGAGAAGGTCCGCTAA
- the pucL gene encoding factor-independent urate hydroxylase — translation MTEATHAPTGDITGDITGNSLGDNLDGNPPDGNPRDDNPPDGNPQDGNPGAGSGPKIVLGRNQYGKAEVRLVKVSRDTARHHLEDLSITSQLHGDFEAAHTQGNNSRVVATDTQKNTIYAFARDGVGSPEEFLMRLARHFTSGFDWVTGGRWAAEQYFWNRINNHDHAFAKDKSEVRTAVLLSVGGQLHLVSGISGLTVLKSTGSEFHGFPRDRFTTLAETTDRVLATDVTAKWRYAAGTGSGVADFNTTYASVRNLLLEAFANTHSLALQQTMFEMGRAVLEVHPEIEEVRLSLPNNHHFLVDLAPFGLDNPQEVFFAADRPYGLIEASVLREGAGQDSPIWDSIGGFC, via the coding sequence ATGACAGAAGCGACGCACGCCCCGACAGGGGACATCACGGGGGACATCACCGGGAACAGCTTGGGGGACAACTTGGACGGCAACCCGCCTGACGGCAATCCCCGGGACGACAACCCGCCTGACGGCAATCCTCAGGACGGCAATCCGGGCGCCGGCTCCGGACCGAAGATTGTCCTGGGCCGCAACCAGTACGGCAAGGCCGAGGTCCGGCTGGTCAAGGTCAGCCGCGACACGGCCCGGCACCATTTGGAGGACCTCAGCATCACCTCCCAGCTGCACGGTGATTTCGAGGCCGCCCACACCCAGGGAAACAACTCACGGGTGGTGGCCACCGACACGCAGAAAAACACCATCTATGCCTTCGCCCGCGACGGCGTGGGCTCGCCCGAAGAGTTCCTGATGCGGCTGGCCCGGCATTTCACCTCCGGCTTCGACTGGGTCACCGGCGGGCGCTGGGCGGCGGAGCAGTACTTCTGGAACCGGATCAACAACCACGACCATGCCTTCGCCAAGGACAAGTCAGAAGTCCGCACCGCGGTGCTGCTTTCGGTCGGGGGACAGCTGCACCTGGTTTCCGGCATCAGCGGCCTGACCGTCCTGAAATCCACCGGCTCCGAGTTCCACGGCTTCCCGCGGGACCGCTTCACCACCCTCGCGGAGACCACCGACCGCGTCCTCGCCACCGACGTCACGGCGAAGTGGCGCTACGCCGCGGGCACCGGATCCGGCGTCGCGGACTTCAACACGACCTACGCCTCGGTGCGGAACCTGCTGCTGGAAGCCTTCGCGAACACCCACTCCCTGGCCCTGCAGCAGACCATGTTCGAAATGGGCAGGGCGGTGCTTGAGGTCCATCCGGAAATCGAGGAGGTCCGGCTGTCCCTGCCGAACAACCACCACTTCCTGGTGGATCTGGCTCCCTTCGGCCTGGACAATCCCCAAGAGGTCTTTTTCGCCGCTGACCGGCCCTACGGGCTGATCGAGGCATCGGTCCTGCGCGAAGGCGCCGGGCAGGATTCCCCGATCTGGGACAGCATCGGCGGATTCTGTTGA